In Centropristis striata isolate RG_2023a ecotype Rhode Island chromosome 1, C.striata_1.0, whole genome shotgun sequence, one DNA window encodes the following:
- the med28 gene encoding mediator of RNA polymerase II transcription subunit 28: protein MCACADRTDRNQIQMASSMSGMFSGQQPPGAHPVGGPGGPGQPGFPGTATRAPGNNTLVDELEASFEACFASLVSQDYVNGTDQEEIRTGVDQCIQKFLDVARQTECFFLQKRLQLSVQKPEQVVKEDVSELRNELQRKELLVQKHLSKLHHWQQVLEDVSVQHRKPSDLPPPGPLAFLEQASASLPPAPLKPN from the exons ATGTGCGCATGCGCGGACCGGACAGACCGAAACCAGATCCAGATGGCTTCATCCATGAGCGGCATGTTCTCCGGCCAGCAGCCGCCCGGTGCGCATCCCGTCGGGGGTCCCGGTGGACCGGGCCAGCCGGGCTTCCCCGGTACCGCTACCAGAGCCCCGGGAAACAACACGCTGGTGGATGAACTGGAAGCTTCCTTCGAG gcttgttttgcatctctaGTAAGCCAGGACTACGTTAATGGAACTGACCAGGAGGAGATCCGAACTG GTGTTGACCAGTGTATACAGAAGTTTCTGGACGTGGCTCGACAGACAGAGTGTTTCTTCTTACAGAAAAGGCTTCAATTATCTGTGCAGAAACCAGAGCAGGTGGTGAAAGAG GATGTGTCAGAATTACGTAACGAGCTACAGAGAAAAGAATTGCTGGTTCAGAAACATTTGTCCAAACTGCACCACTGGCAACAAGTGCTGGAGGACGTGAGCGTTCAGCACCGCAAACCATCAGACCTCCCTCCTCCTGGACCGCTGGCCTTTCTGGAGCAGGCCTCTGCAAGCCTGCCCCCGGCCCCTTTAAAACCAAACTAA